The following are from one region of the Stanieria sp. NIES-3757 genome:
- a CDS encoding Metallophosphoesterase: MKRRNFLILGSLSGLGLALIDRNLISQKQIAAATCPQIETSRIKPLFRFVSLADVGMGNKGQYAVAQAMNCYWQQNAFPLILLAGDNIYPGGEIDKINAVFEQPYQSLLKQGVRFQAVLGNHDIMTNNGEDELRYQDYNMQGRYYTFTQDSVQFFALDTNDNAPWDEQLNWLEENLARSQSRWKIVYGHHPVYSSGLHGSSQFLNDRLTPLFSRYQVQLYICGHDHNYERSKNLQGTTYIVCGAGAGTRPVSRSDWTAFSADILSFVAFEVYDKVIKIKAIDSAGKVFDKTAIL; encoded by the coding sequence TTGAAACGGCGTAATTTTCTGATTCTTGGTAGTTTAAGCGGATTAGGATTAGCTTTAATTGACCGTAATCTTATAAGTCAAAAGCAAATTGCAGCAGCAACTTGTCCTCAAATAGAAACTAGTAGAATCAAACCATTATTTCGTTTTGTTTCCTTAGCAGATGTAGGCATGGGAAATAAAGGACAATATGCAGTCGCCCAAGCAATGAATTGTTATTGGCAACAAAATGCTTTTCCCTTGATCCTTTTAGCAGGAGATAATATTTATCCTGGGGGAGAAATTGACAAAATTAACGCTGTTTTTGAACAACCTTATCAAAGTTTATTAAAACAAGGTGTACGCTTCCAGGCTGTATTAGGTAATCACGATATTATGACTAATAATGGAGAAGATGAGCTCCGTTATCAAGACTATAATATGCAAGGGCGTTATTACACCTTTACTCAAGATTCAGTTCAATTTTTTGCCCTTGATACTAACGATAATGCGCCTTGGGATGAACAATTAAATTGGTTAGAAGAAAATCTCGCTCGTTCTCAATCTCGTTGGAAAATTGTTTATGGACATCATCCAGTTTATTCTTCTGGATTACATGGGAGTTCTCAATTTTTAAATGATCGATTAACACCTTTATTTTCTCGTTATCAAGTTCAACTTTATATTTGTGGTCACGATCATAATTACGAACGCAGCAAAAACCTTCAAGGAACAACTTATATTGTTTGTGGTGCAGGGGCTGGTACTCGCCCTGTAAGTCGTTCTGATTGGACTGCTTTTTCTGCTGATATATTAAGTTTTGTGGCGTTTGAAGTTTATGACAAAGTAATTAAAATTAAAGCGATCGATAGCGCAGGAAAAGTTTTTGATAAAACGGCAATTTTATAA
- a CDS encoding GCN5-related N-acetyltransferase yields MIQALAEYEKLSHSVTGNPDALGEHLFGNRPYAEAIVAQWQDKIVGFALFFLNYSTFLTKPGIYLEDLFVLPPYRRQGIAKAMLSYLGQLAVARDLGRLEWSVLDWNQSAISFYQQMGATVLPDWRICRVTGEALNNLATINSEESLL; encoded by the coding sequence TTGATTCAGGCTTTAGCAGAATACGAAAAGCTCTCTCATTCAGTTACAGGAAATCCTGACGCTTTGGGAGAGCATTTGTTTGGCAATCGTCCCTATGCCGAAGCTATTGTAGCTCAGTGGCAGGATAAAATTGTTGGTTTTGCCTTATTTTTTCTCAACTATTCAACTTTTTTAACCAAACCTGGTATTTATTTAGAAGATCTGTTTGTTTTACCGCCCTATCGTCGTCAAGGTATTGCTAAAGCAATGTTGAGTTATCTAGGACAATTAGCTGTAGCCAGAGATTTAGGGCGTTTGGAGTGGAGTGTCTTGGATTGGAATCAAAGTGCAATTTCGTTTTATCAACAAATGGGAGCTACAGTTTTACCTGATTGGAGAATTTGTCGGGTTACGGGTGAGGCATTGAATAATTTAGCTACTATAAATAGTGAAGAGAGTTTGTTGTAA
- a CDS encoding photosystem II S4 domain protein — protein MLPREELLAGVENREEVARIIDKAEQAIKTWEVVLTDFLSPPVLIETQAIFSKLTEVEIVAWGGYPQAERQRVGIARQDIPIEQSQIDVVALDIAGNFLFDPATHRDFLGAILGTGIVRDKVGDILVLGERGAQVIVVPEMAEFLETSLTQVRSVPVKTKRIDLSELKVRPPQKKEMTTVEASMRLDAIASAGFGMSRSKMAEAISGGDVRVNWKEITQPSYSVKAGDLISVSGKGRLEVGEVAVTKKQRYRVNLVRFK, from the coding sequence ATGTTGCCAAGAGAAGAATTATTAGCAGGGGTAGAGAATAGAGAAGAAGTTGCTCGTATTATTGATAAAGCAGAGCAAGCAATCAAGACTTGGGAAGTAGTTTTGACTGATTTTCTTTCACCACCTGTATTGATTGAAACCCAAGCAATTTTTAGTAAGTTAACCGAAGTAGAAATTGTAGCTTGGGGTGGTTATCCGCAAGCAGAAAGACAAAGAGTAGGTATTGCTCGTCAAGATATTCCCATCGAACAATCTCAAATTGATGTAGTTGCCTTAGATATTGCAGGGAATTTTCTGTTCGATCCTGCTACGCATCGAGATTTTTTAGGAGCAATTTTAGGGACGGGGATAGTTAGAGATAAGGTAGGAGATATTTTAGTTTTAGGAGAAAGAGGCGCGCAAGTAATTGTCGTTCCTGAAATGGCGGAATTTCTAGAAACATCTTTGACACAAGTACGTTCAGTTCCTGTAAAAACTAAAAGAATTGATCTAAGTGAACTAAAAGTTCGTCCGCCTCAGAAAAAAGAAATGACTACCGTAGAAGCATCGATGCGTTTAGATGCGATCGCGTCTGCTGGTTTTGGAATGTCTCGTAGTAAAATGGCTGAGGCAATCTCTGGTGGTGATGTTCGAGTTAATTGGAAGGAAATTACTCAACCTAGTTACAGTGTCAAAGCTGGGGATTTAATTTCTGTTAGTGGCAAGGGAAGATTGGAAGTAGGAGAAGTTGCCGTCACTAAAAAACAACGTTATCGAGTTAATTTAGTTCGCTTTAAATAG
- a CDS encoding response regulator receiver modulated diguanylate cyclase/phosphodiesterase with PAS/PAC sensor — protein sequence MVESLREIVFNIDEQGKFTFLNRAWVETLGYSLSESLGLSFVQFLSPSEQEKGELILGEILKHKQTIRQELLFKHQNEKIVWLELSVKPNQEGGASGTLTDVTDRKQAIAKLEYIAYHDNLTGLYNRLAFTEELEQEIKRREQGSRAIFAVLFLDLDGFKLINDSLGHLIGDLLLIAVAKRLQGCLKATDTIARFGGDEFTILLSSIRDIRYPIQIAKRIHQILKQPFNLQEHQVFISTSIGIVLSTTEGKTSEDFLRNADIALYQAKAQGKAIYEIFDRKMHAQTLERLNLETYLWQALEKNEFEVYYQPIINLIDEQIVGFEALVRWHHFSQGIIAPAKFIPIAEETGLILDLGWWIFRQACQQMKQWQKQFSQYQSCYVSINLSIKQFSQPNLLGEIEKILTEVGLAKEFLKLEITESILMSNTQVNEQNLKQLQDLGIRLSIDDFGTGYSSLSYLHRFPLNTLKIDRSFINNIAQEGINQEIVEVMIVLAHKLGMDVIAEGVETIEQYQQLSLLGCDRVQGYFCSPPLSAIAVTELLSSTAPSDYLKRTKLTR from the coding sequence TTGGTAGAAAGTCTGCGAGAAATAGTTTTTAATATAGATGAACAAGGCAAGTTCACTTTTTTAAATCGTGCTTGGGTAGAAACTTTAGGCTATAGTTTGTCAGAATCTCTTGGGCTATCTTTTGTGCAATTTCTATCACCTTCTGAACAAGAGAAAGGCGAATTAATCTTAGGAGAAATTTTAAAGCACAAACAAACAATTAGACAAGAATTACTTTTTAAACATCAGAATGAAAAAATTGTTTGGTTAGAGTTATCAGTTAAACCAAATCAAGAAGGTGGTGCATCAGGAACTTTAACAGATGTTACTGACCGAAAACAAGCGATCGCAAAACTTGAATATATTGCTTATCATGATAATTTAACTGGATTATATAATCGACTTGCTTTTACTGAAGAACTAGAACAAGAAATTAAAAGAAGAGAACAAGGTTCTCGGGCAATTTTTGCAGTTTTATTTTTAGATTTAGATGGATTCAAATTAATAAATGATAGTTTAGGGCATTTAATTGGAGATTTATTGTTAATTGCTGTTGCTAAACGTCTGCAAGGTTGTTTAAAAGCAACTGATACAATTGCTCGATTTGGAGGAGACGAATTTACTATTTTACTTTCTAGTATTAGAGATATTCGTTACCCTATTCAAATTGCGAAAAGAATTCATCAAATTCTTAAACAACCATTTAATTTACAGGAACATCAAGTATTTATTTCTACTAGTATTGGGATAGTTTTAAGCACCACTGAAGGAAAAACTTCAGAAGATTTTTTGCGTAATGCAGATATTGCTCTTTATCAAGCTAAAGCTCAGGGCAAAGCAATTTATGAAATTTTTGATCGTAAAATGCACGCTCAAACTTTAGAAAGGTTGAACTTAGAAACTTATCTTTGGCAAGCTTTAGAAAAAAATGAATTTGAGGTTTATTATCAGCCTATCATTAATTTAATTGATGAACAAATTGTTGGTTTTGAAGCTTTGGTTCGTTGGCATCATTTTAGTCAGGGTATAATTGCTCCAGCTAAGTTTATTCCCATTGCAGAAGAAACAGGATTAATTTTAGATTTGGGTTGGTGGATATTTCGTCAAGCTTGCCAGCAAATGAAACAATGGCAAAAACAATTTTCTCAATATCAATCTTGTTATGTCAGTATTAATTTATCTATTAAACAATTTTCCCAACCAAATTTACTGGGAGAAATTGAAAAAATTTTGACTGAAGTTGGTCTTGCCAAAGAGTTTCTTAAACTTGAAATTACTGAAAGCATTCTGATGAGCAATACTCAGGTAAACGAGCAAAATTTAAAGCAATTACAAGATCTTGGTATTCGTCTTAGTATTGATGATTTTGGTACAGGTTACTCTTCTTTAAGTTATCTACATCGTTTTCCTTTAAATACTCTCAAAATTGATCGCTCTTTTATTAATAACATTGCTCAAGAAGGCATCAATCAAGAAATAGTTGAAGTAATGATTGTTTTGGCTCATAAACTAGGCATGGATGTCATTGCTGAAGGAGTAGAAACTATCGAACAATATCAACAACTTTCTTTACTTGGTTGCGATCGAGTGCAAGGATATTTTTGTTCACCACCACTATCAGCCATTGCCGTAACAGAATTATTATCTTCTACCGCTCCATCCGACTATTTAAAGCGAACTAAATTAACTCGATAA
- a CDS encoding intracellular protease, PfpI family, with protein MSQELQGKNIAILVTDGFEQVEMTEPRQAFNNAGANTYLISPANEQVEGWNHFDKGDRFQVDLPLDQADPDNYDLLLLPGGVANPDQLRTNQTAVKFIKSFFDAGKPVAAICHGPWTLIEADVVKGHTITSWPSLKTDLKNAGANWVDEEVVVDGNLVSSRKPEDIPAFIDAAIALASGKST; from the coding sequence ATGTCTCAAGAATTACAAGGAAAGAATATTGCGATTTTAGTTACTGATGGCTTTGAACAAGTAGAAATGACTGAACCTCGACAAGCATTTAATAATGCTGGAGCAAATACTTATCTTATTTCACCTGCTAATGAACAAGTAGAAGGTTGGAATCATTTTGATAAAGGCGATCGCTTTCAAGTAGATTTGCCTTTAGACCAAGCCGATCCTGATAATTATGATCTACTGTTATTACCTGGTGGAGTGGCTAATCCCGATCAGTTACGGACTAATCAAACCGCAGTCAAATTCATCAAATCCTTTTTTGATGCAGGTAAACCTGTAGCAGCTATTTGTCATGGCCCTTGGACACTAATTGAAGCAGATGTTGTCAAGGGACATACCATAACTTCTTGGCCTTCTTTAAAAACAGATCTTAAAAATGCAGGTGCGAATTGGGTAGATGAAGAAGTCGTAGTAGACGGCAATTTGGTTAGCAGTCGTAAACCAGAAGATATTCCTGCTTTTATTGATGCTGCGATCGCTCTAGCTTCAGGTAAATCGACTTAA
- a CDS encoding putative methionine sulfoxide reductase B, whose translation MATSKQEFEINKTEQEWQEILTPEQFRVLRKHGTERAGTSPLDKNYDEGTYVCAGCGQPLFTSETKYNSGTGWPSFYTPIEGAIETSIDRSLFMTRVEVHCSRCGGHLGHVFNDGPRPTGQRYCMNGVSLDFKPQSEVNND comes from the coding sequence ATGGCAACTTCTAAGCAAGAATTTGAAATTAATAAAACTGAACAAGAATGGCAAGAAATCTTAACTCCAGAACAGTTTCGAGTATTACGTAAACATGGTACAGAAAGAGCAGGTACCAGTCCCCTAGATAAAAATTATGACGAAGGGACTTACGTTTGTGCTGGCTGCGGTCAACCTTTATTTACTTCGGAGACAAAATACAACAGTGGTACAGGATGGCCCAGTTTTTATACACCTATTGAAGGAGCAATTGAAACTTCAATTGACCGCTCTTTATTCATGACTAGAGTTGAAGTGCATTGCAGTCGTTGTGGTGGACATTTAGGACACGTATTTAATGATGGCCCTCGTCCAACTGGTCAACGTTATTGCATGAATGGTGTTTCGCTAGATTTCAAACCTCAATCTGAAGTAAATAACGATTAG
- a CDS encoding Alcohol dehydrogenase GroES domain protein produces MKAVCWYGRHDVRVKSVPDPKIINPRDAVIKITSTAICGSDLHLYEGNIPTMESGDILGHEFMGEVVEVGKEVKNLNIGDRVVVPFTISCGGCFFCKRDLWSLCDNSNPNAWMAEKFYGHSPSGLFGYSHLLGGYAGGQAEYARVPYADVGPLKIPDGLTDEQVLFLTDIFPTGYMAAENADIEPGDTVAVWGCGPVGQFAIKSAYMLGAERVIAIDRVPERLKMAKEQGKAEIINYEEVDAGEALKEMTGGRGPDRCIDAVGMEAHGTDAMAMYDKVAQAVKLETGRPTALRQAIVACRKGGTVSIPGVYGGFVDKVPLGAVVNKALTLRSGQTHVHKYLRPLLDRIQNGEIDPSFVISHRLNLDDAPKAYEIFRNKQDNCTKVVLKP; encoded by the coding sequence ATGAAAGCAGTTTGCTGGTACGGAAGACACGATGTAAGAGTAAAATCCGTACCCGACCCTAAAATTATTAATCCCCGTGATGCCGTAATCAAAATTACTTCTACTGCTATCTGCGGTTCAGACTTACATCTGTACGAAGGGAATATTCCCACCATGGAATCAGGAGATATTTTAGGTCACGAATTTATGGGGGAAGTGGTAGAAGTAGGCAAAGAGGTCAAAAACTTAAACATAGGCGATCGCGTTGTCGTACCTTTTACTATTTCTTGTGGCGGTTGTTTCTTCTGTAAGCGTGATCTCTGGTCTTTGTGTGACAACTCCAACCCTAATGCTTGGATGGCAGAAAAGTTTTACGGACATTCTCCTTCAGGTTTGTTTGGCTACTCTCATCTCTTGGGTGGGTATGCTGGCGGACAAGCAGAATATGCCCGTGTTCCTTATGCGGATGTAGGACCACTAAAAATTCCTGATGGTTTAACTGATGAACAGGTGTTATTTTTAACCGATATTTTTCCCACAGGTTATATGGCAGCCGAAAATGCTGATATCGAACCAGGAGATACAGTAGCTGTCTGGGGTTGTGGCCCTGTAGGACAGTTTGCCATTAAAAGTGCCTATATGTTGGGGGCAGAAAGAGTCATTGCGATCGACCGCGTTCCCGAACGGTTAAAAATGGCAAAGGAACAAGGTAAAGCCGAAATTATCAACTACGAAGAAGTTGATGCAGGAGAAGCCCTCAAAGAAATGACTGGTGGTAGAGGCCCAGACAGATGTATCGATGCAGTGGGAATGGAAGCCCACGGTACCGATGCCATGGCAATGTATGACAAAGTAGCCCAAGCCGTCAAATTAGAAACAGGAAGACCTACAGCTTTAAGACAAGCGATCGTTGCCTGTCGTAAAGGAGGTACTGTCTCTATTCCTGGGGTTTATGGTGGTTTTGTTGATAAAGTGCCATTGGGTGCAGTCGTTAATAAAGCTTTAACATTGCGGTCTGGTCAAACCCATGTTCATAAATATTTGCGACCTCTTTTAGATCGCATTCAAAATGGCGAAATCGATCCTTCCTTTGTGATTTCCCATCGCCTAAATTTAGATGATGCGCCCAAAGCCTATGAAATCTTCCGCAATAAACAAGATAACTGCACCAAAGTAGTTCTCAAACCTTAA
- a CDS encoding RNA polymerase, sigma 70 subunit, RpoD subfamily → MNVTKLTEYDFNPDATLDPSPLDADFKQVEVEFSAESEEFGESPTSSYRKSYIDDNIGAFFKEMARYPLLKPEEEVELANCVKVMVQAEEIRQQLKEQLNRQPTKEEWAKALQLESIRQLENRLYRGRVAKRKMIRSNLRLVVSIAKRYLNRGVPFLDLIQEGAIGLNRATEKFDPNKGYKFSTYAYWWIRQAITRTIANDARTIRLPIHIVEKLNKLKKAQRNLKQQLQRNPNEQELAEELNVSLSQLRQLLELRRQSLSLNHRVGKAEDTELVDLLEDSELQLPEERMSEAMMRQEISTVLSDVLTEREKDVISLRYGLATNQPYTLEEVGGMFNLSRERVRQIQSKAMRKLRRPQVARRLKGWLN, encoded by the coding sequence ATGAACGTAACAAAATTAACAGAATACGATTTTAATCCTGACGCTACCCTAGATCCTAGTCCATTAGATGCAGATTTTAAACAAGTTGAAGTCGAATTTTCTGCTGAATCAGAAGAATTTGGAGAAAGTCCAACTTCTAGTTATCGCAAAAGTTATATAGATGATAATATTGGCGCGTTTTTTAAAGAAATGGCTCGTTATCCATTACTTAAACCAGAAGAAGAAGTGGAATTAGCCAATTGCGTTAAAGTAATGGTACAAGCAGAAGAAATACGGCAACAATTAAAAGAACAATTAAACAGACAACCAACAAAAGAAGAGTGGGCAAAAGCACTTCAATTAGAGTCTATTCGTCAATTAGAAAATCGATTATATCGAGGTCGAGTTGCTAAAAGAAAAATGATTCGTTCTAATTTAAGATTAGTAGTTTCGATCGCAAAAAGATATTTAAATCGGGGAGTTCCTTTTTTAGATTTAATTCAAGAAGGTGCAATTGGATTAAATAGAGCTACAGAAAAATTCGATCCCAATAAAGGTTATAAATTTTCTACTTATGCTTATTGGTGGATTCGTCAAGCAATTACAAGAACAATTGCTAATGATGCGCGTACAATTCGTTTACCAATTCATATTGTTGAAAAGCTCAATAAACTTAAAAAAGCACAACGAAATCTTAAACAACAATTACAACGAAATCCTAATGAACAAGAATTAGCTGAAGAATTAAATGTTTCTTTATCTCAATTACGTCAGTTGTTAGAATTGCGCCGTCAATCTTTATCTCTCAATCATCGAGTAGGCAAGGCAGAAGATACGGAGTTAGTAGATTTACTCGAAGATAGTGAATTGCAATTACCAGAAGAGCGTATGAGTGAGGCGATGATGCGTCAAGAAATTTCTACTGTCTTGAGTGATGTTTTGACAGAAAGAGAAAAAGACGTAATTTCTCTACGTTATGGATTAGCAACTAATCAGCCTTATACCTTAGAAGAAGTGGGGGGAATGTTTAATCTCTCGCGCGAAAGAGTTCGTCAGATTCAAAGTAAAGCAATGCGAAAATTGCGTCGTCCCCAAGTAGCTCGTCGTTTGAAAGGATGGTTAAATTGA
- a CDS encoding ferric uptake regulator, Fur family: MDYQEATIKPIRSLTDALDRCQQLGMRVSRQRRYILELLWEKQQHLSAREIYDLLNQQGKEIGHTSVYQNLEALSSQGIIECLEKSDGRLYGNISDSHSHINCLDTNQIIDVNVELPKDLLKQIEAQTGVKITDYRIDFYGYKN, translated from the coding sequence ATGGACTATCAAGAGGCAACCATTAAGCCGATTCGTTCTTTGACTGATGCCCTAGATCGTTGTCAACAGTTAGGAATGCGGGTTAGTCGTCAACGCCGTTACATCTTAGAGTTACTCTGGGAAAAACAACAACATCTTTCCGCTAGAGAAATTTACGATCTGTTAAACCAACAGGGGAAAGAAATCGGTCACACGTCAGTTTATCAAAACTTAGAAGCATTATCTAGCCAAGGTATTATCGAATGTTTAGAAAAGTCTGATGGCAGACTATATGGCAACATTAGTGATTCTCACAGCCATATCAACTGTCTTGATACCAATCAGATTATTGATGTCAATGTAGAATTACCAAAAGACTTACTTAAGCAGATTGAAGCGCAAACTGGCGTAAAAATAACAGATTATCGAATTGATTTTTACGGTTATAAAAACTAA
- a CDS encoding cyclase/dehydrase — protein MEQASKPQSTSNVQQYLESPSQWPNNVINSHLVLKALKPNSLRTVFSQVEPSSLKNQTTSNPVEQLGQAVGLERNIQVEKTITIGKSVAELYDYWRNLANLPKFMHHLRSITVKDEYNSHWVANAPLNTTVEWDARIIKDEPYHLIAWTSVEGANIDNCGFVRFQPATGKRGTEVKVVLEYNPPGGVIGSAIAKLFGEEPQQQIGDELNRLKQLMETGEITTTKGQSKGG, from the coding sequence ATGGAACAAGCGAGCAAACCTCAATCAACCTCAAATGTCCAGCAGTATCTTGAGAGTCCATCACAATGGCCAAATAATGTTATTAACAGCCATTTAGTACTCAAAGCTCTCAAGCCTAATTCTCTAAGAACAGTTTTCAGTCAAGTCGAGCCATCAAGCCTCAAAAATCAAACAACTTCCAATCCAGTCGAACAGTTAGGGCAGGCGGTTGGACTTGAGCGCAATATTCAAGTAGAAAAAACGATCACAATTGGCAAATCAGTTGCCGAACTCTACGATTATTGGCGCAATTTAGCCAATTTGCCCAAATTCATGCACCATTTACGCTCGATTACCGTAAAAGATGAATACAATTCTCATTGGGTAGCTAATGCCCCTTTAAATACTACCGTAGAGTGGGATGCCCGAATTATTAAAGACGAACCCTATCATCTGATAGCTTGGACTTCAGTTGAAGGTGCCAATATTGACAACTGTGGCTTTGTTCGCTTCCAACCCGCCACAGGAAAAAGAGGAACAGAAGTCAAAGTAGTGCTGGAGTATAACCCACCAGGAGGCGTAATTGGTAGTGCGATCGCTAAATTATTTGGCGAAGAACCTCAACAGCAAATTGGAGATGAGCTAAATCGTCTCAAACAACTGATGGAAACTGGTGAAATTACTACGACAAAAGGTCAATCAAAAGGAGGATGA
- a CDS encoding signal transduction histidine kinase: MATYKRAVGLFYSRDEAEAALRALKNDGFDMKRVNLIARDANRVTENVDLNYNEGNNAPEGAGAGASTGAVLGGLGGLLVGLGTLAIPGVGPIIVAGEAATALATTLAGAGIGAAAGGIIGGLVGLGIPDEKARIYSDRVAGGSYLLMINGSESGLARAKTILRSSGIEEFGIYDAPDLTNLNRTATIDSQRPIATELIMTKPARETSVPDQDPNVTIIRDLENLP; the protein is encoded by the coding sequence ATGGCTACTTACAAACGTGCAGTTGGTTTGTTTTATAGTCGTGATGAAGCAGAAGCTGCTCTTCGCGCTCTTAAAAATGACGGCTTTGATATGAAGCGAGTCAACCTGATTGCACGCGATGCAAACCGAGTAACTGAAAACGTAGACCTAAACTATAACGAAGGTAATAATGCCCCTGAAGGTGCAGGCGCAGGTGCAAGTACAGGTGCTGTTTTAGGTGGTCTTGGTGGTTTATTAGTAGGTTTGGGTACTTTAGCCATTCCTGGCGTTGGCCCAATTATTGTAGCTGGAGAAGCAGCGACTGCACTCGCTACTACCCTAGCTGGTGCAGGTATTGGTGCTGCTGCTGGTGGTATTATTGGCGGTTTAGTTGGTTTAGGTATTCCCGACGAAAAAGCCAGAATTTATAGCGATCGCGTTGCTGGTGGTAGTTATCTTTTGATGATTAACGGTTCTGAAAGCGGTCTCGCTCGCGCTAAAACCATTTTAAGAAGTAGCGGTATTGAGGAGTTTGGTATTTATGATGCTCCCGATCTAACTAATCTGAATAGAACGGCAACCATAGATAGCCAACGTCCGATTGCTACAGAACTAATTATGACAAAACCAGCTAGGGAAACGAGCGTTCCAGACCAAGATCCTAATGTAACTATCATTAGAGACTTGGAAAATTTACCTTAA